A stretch of the Bradyrhizobium sp. CCBAU 53351 genome encodes the following:
- a CDS encoding 3-deoxy-D-manno-octulosonic acid transferase, giving the protein MRNSAVRGLKMPKSLPIALPITLRMYRRLASGLVPLAPALIKRRLKQGKEDPARVGERRGLSRDVRPHGPLVWIHGASVGEVLAAAALIERLRDLNLRILLTSGTVTSAAVVAKRFPPDVIHQYVPYDSPRYVARFLDHWKPSLALFIESDLWPNLILAGAARRVPMVLINGRMSPRSFPRWRRMHGTISALLSRFDICLAQSKIDAERFAALGGRDVATTGNLKLDVPAPPADLAKLERLMAMTRGRPIIIAASTHPGEDEMLVAAHRSLVGFFPQLLTVIVPRHPDRGSSIAGLITASGLTPALRSREELPGATTDIYVADTMGELGLFYRLSPIVFMGGSLIRHGGQNPIEAIKLGAAIVHGPHVFNFTDVFEALDASGAARQADNQEALVKQLGQLLADPALRETMQRAGTGVVERLGGALDRTMTALEPYLLQLRIEMGAANA; this is encoded by the coding sequence ATGCGCAACTCGGCCGTCCGGGGCCTCAAGATGCCTAAATCGCTGCCCATTGCGTTGCCGATCACGCTGCGGATGTACCGGCGCCTGGCCTCCGGCCTGGTGCCGCTTGCGCCCGCGCTGATCAAGCGGCGGCTGAAGCAGGGCAAGGAAGATCCCGCGCGCGTCGGCGAGCGGCGCGGTCTGTCGCGGGACGTGCGGCCGCACGGCCCGCTGGTCTGGATCCACGGTGCCAGCGTCGGCGAGGTGCTGGCCGCGGCGGCGCTGATCGAGCGTTTGCGCGATCTCAATCTGCGCATCCTGCTCACCTCGGGCACCGTCACCTCGGCCGCGGTGGTCGCCAAGCGCTTTCCGCCCGACGTCATCCATCAATACGTGCCGTATGATTCTCCGCGTTATGTCGCGCGCTTCCTCGATCACTGGAAGCCGTCGCTGGCGCTGTTCATCGAATCCGATCTGTGGCCGAACCTGATCCTGGCGGGCGCCGCGCGCCGCGTGCCGATGGTGCTGATCAACGGACGGATGTCGCCGCGCTCCTTCCCGCGCTGGCGGCGCATGCACGGCACCATCTCGGCGCTGCTGTCGCGGTTCGACATCTGCCTGGCGCAGTCGAAGATCGATGCCGAGCGCTTCGCCGCGCTCGGCGGCCGCGACGTCGCCACGACAGGGAATCTCAAGCTCGACGTGCCGGCGCCGCCGGCCGATCTCGCCAAGCTCGAGCGGCTGATGGCGATGACGCGCGGGCGGCCGATTATCATCGCGGCCTCGACCCATCCGGGCGAGGACGAGATGCTGGTCGCCGCGCATCGCAGCCTCGTCGGCTTCTTCCCGCAGCTCCTCACGGTGATCGTGCCGCGGCATCCCGATCGCGGCTCCTCGATCGCTGGCCTGATCACGGCCTCCGGCCTGACGCCGGCGCTGCGCTCGCGCGAAGAACTGCCGGGCGCGACCACCGACATCTATGTCGCCGACACCATGGGCGAGCTCGGCCTGTTCTACCGCCTCTCGCCGATCGTGTTCATGGGCGGGTCGCTGATCCGCCACGGCGGACAGAATCCGATCGAGGCGATCAAGCTCGGCGCCGCCATCGTCCATGGTCCGCACGTCTTCAATTTCACCGATGTGTTCGAGGCGCTCGATGCGAGCGGCGCGGCGCGGCAGGCCGATAATCAGGAAGCGCTGGTCAAGCAGCTCGGCCAGCTGCTGGCCGATCCCGCTTTGCGCGAGACAATGCAGCGCGCCGGCACCGGCGTGGTCGAGCGGCTCGGCGGCGCACTGGATCGCACCATGACGGCGCTCGAGCCCTATCTGCTGCAATTGCGCATCGAGATGGGGGCCGCCAATGCGTGA
- the lpxK gene encoding tetraacyldisaccharide 4'-kinase, protein MREPAFWYRPRSLPSYALWPLGALYGAITERRMLREGKDAGIPVICVGNYHVGGAGKTPTVLALTKLLRGLGETPVVLSRGYGGRLKGPVMVGRDRHTAADVGDEPLMMARDVPVVVARDRVDGVALAKSQGATVILMDDGFQNPRLLKDASLIVIDSERGLGNGQVFPAGPLRAPLQAQLARTDALVLIGDGRAANDVAAELAKRNKPELRARLKPDAGSLAQLLGRKVFAFAGIGDPERFFRTLRAGGIDVARTRAFADHHMFSREEIAALAAEALREQLTLVTTEKDLARLRGREGVPDDIVPFAVHLEFDDPDALRQLIGDQLYKARERRFGRR, encoded by the coding sequence ATGCGTGAGCCGGCCTTCTGGTACCGGCCACGTTCTCTTCCGTCCTATGCGTTATGGCCGCTCGGCGCGCTCTACGGCGCGATCACCGAACGGCGCATGCTGCGCGAGGGCAAGGATGCCGGCATCCCCGTGATCTGCGTCGGCAATTACCATGTCGGCGGCGCCGGCAAGACGCCGACCGTGCTGGCGCTGACGAAGCTGTTGCGCGGGCTCGGCGAAACGCCTGTGGTGCTCAGCCGCGGCTATGGCGGGCGCCTGAAAGGCCCCGTCATGGTCGGCCGCGACCGTCACACCGCCGCCGATGTCGGCGACGAGCCCTTGATGATGGCGCGCGACGTCCCGGTCGTGGTCGCGCGCGACCGCGTCGACGGTGTTGCGCTGGCGAAGTCGCAAGGCGCCACCGTCATCCTGATGGACGACGGCTTCCAGAACCCGCGCCTGCTCAAGGATGCTTCGCTGATCGTGATCGACAGCGAGCGCGGCCTCGGCAACGGCCAGGTGTTCCCGGCAGGCCCGTTGCGCGCGCCGCTGCAGGCCCAGCTTGCGCGCACCGACGCGCTGGTGCTGATCGGCGACGGCCGCGCCGCCAACGATGTCGCCGCTGAGCTCGCCAAGCGCAACAAGCCCGAGCTGCGCGCACGGTTGAAGCCGGATGCGGGCTCGCTCGCGCAACTGCTCGGCCGGAAGGTGTTCGCCTTCGCCGGCATCGGTGATCCCGAACGCTTCTTCCGTACCCTTCGCGCTGGCGGCATCGACGTCGCGCGCACGCGCGCCTTCGCCGATCACCACATGTTCTCGCGCGAGGAGATCGCAGCCCTCGCGGCGGAGGCCCTGCGCGAGCAGCTCACGCTGGTGACGACGGAAAAAGATCTCGCACGCCTGCGCGGCAGAGAGGGCGTGCCTGACGACATCGTGCCGTTCGCCGTCCATCTCGAGTTCGACGATCCCGACGCGCTGCGCCAGTTGATCGGCGACCAGCTCTACAAGGCGCGCGAGCGAAGATTCGGCAGGCGATGA